In Argiope bruennichi chromosome X1, qqArgBrue1.1, whole genome shotgun sequence, the genomic stretch tttactttgcatctttctttttaataatatcataaaataatattatcaaaacttctcaaaagcatttttaaaagagtattaaaaagaaagatatattttatcaaaaatcgttaatgaaaacaaaaaaatatggaaacttTTTCGATAAAATActctaattaaattgaaattttaatcttatttatattttatactttactacatattttctttaagttgtagaaatttttctttactatatactTTGCTTTAATTTCCTTATAGCATTGTTTTCAGCGCCTCctttaatttcgatttttgaaaataatttttagtaaactaataaaaacttgctttaaacaaaactttattattatctactttttaatttctaatgtattttgtaatgtattatgaatattttggaaTCTTTAGAATCAAATTCACTCCCTAATGCCAATTCTCACAGGGAATCAAAGCTGAAATAATggagcatttttaatttaatttaaagttcggaaaatattaaaatatttcatcaccgTCGGAAGCACACAactatatgtattttaaaaactctaGAATATCAAATGGagcgaaaaaaaattacaaaattatatgctttcaaatatgaaatttataaataggaaaggaattcaagaagaaaaaaatgctcgTAATATCAGGCAAATAGAGAATGTCTGCCATCACAAAATATTGATCttgaataaattggaaaatttgatttaaaaagctGCTAGTCatttaatacaagaaaataattaatggaaGTTATTGAAGTTTTTGAAATTGATGGAATTAGAATCAGTGGCCTAATTAGAATCAGTGGCCTCGGAACTTTTATTTGGTTggtacaaaaataattacaatgaaatgaaagcaattttttattataataattagatttattgttgtaaaatgtacttttgaaaattaattacaattagagaaaaaaaattgcaagacaACTCATTTAGTatcgttgaaaaaaataatttatttaatttcaatcctTCGTACTCGAATGTCTTCTTTCAGACACCATTCAAGACAGTacattattttgacatttcatttatttaatttttaattgttaaaatatctacAGAGTGGTAagaatatgtagattaatttttcgagggaactcaacttaaaacaattatatatatttttttcggagcaataaacaagtatTAGGGGAATCATTATCtattgaattacttttccgaaaGCAGAGAATTAAGATGGTGAAATAtcgtttttatgttattttcgcAAGTTATCgagaaataatatcaaaattcaacaatttttaactttaattctaattaaaatctcaaaaaatctCCTTTAAATGCATGTTCTCATCCTTTAAAGTGTACTTATGACAATTTTCATTGGTCTAGATTCAATAATCTGTCCAGTAGAGCGTTGTATTCCTTggtaaaaatttttgcattatgcaATTTAGAAGAGAATAAGTGACGGCTCTCCAACAttatgttaaccctttaaagggccatttttttctagtcatattatgttaaaatatttttagacttgaaattagaataagaaaagggattcatttagcttattagataaatttaatttgattcattaattcatttggttaattaataattaagtaacaaatcaagacacgtcattttgtctgagataaagaactgaagcatctaagtttctgacttactaaaaaaatttgtcagaatttataccaccctacataatttcatacaaagatcgaaaaatttgatgggaagcatacttcccacggccatagaaagggttaaaaagaaaaaaaaagaattcctgcTGACAGGCAGAAGGGCAAACACTGAATCCTCTATTCtagaaatataagcaaaaaaaaaaggggggggggaagaaaagcaaaaataaaaagaatctaattGATGAGAGCTTTCCTACAGAGCACAACATGCTTAAGTTAAGTATGTAATCACATAcgagatgaattttttgaaaaaaagtccgaaaatagctgaatttttaaatatttgcataaacaaGTTTGAAAGAAtgtctatgaaaccaaaatataccagttaagtggcaaaggtatttttttttatatataattatttggatttttttttttttttttttttttttttttttggctaaaaaaggTATACAGCAAAaatctagtttagaggtttatcaaataatttgcttaaaactttgcagataactttaaaaatatattatctagttcctgcaCTAAAAAGTaagttgtatttctatccattctttataTACTAGAGTTGAGTTAGACTGATAAATAAccctaaattttcattttttttttcacattgtgaaactctaaaatatctatgaaatatttctaaatagatCACTTTTTCTCTAGTTCaggaaatatagaatatattgaGCAATTATTATACCAAacatgaacaaaaaaatatgcattagatttttatttatgtggATTTTTTGTAAGATCCACCTCcctcaaatttttcatttttcatctaatttttatttctgaaacaagatTGGAAGATTATAAGATTTCAGCTtccataaataaattcttttataaaagacTGAATCTTACACTGGTAAGGCTGATAGGCTGAGGTTCGGTAGAATTTAGCAAGTAAAAACAAATGCTAATTAGAAAACCGAATTTATCCACACtgttgaaaattctatttttcccCCTTGTATATTTTCCACCTGTGTTAAGATGCATCATAAAACATTAACACAATGCCATGTTTTGAAATCTGTATAGCATCAAAAGTTTAACAAATATTGAGAACAGCTTTGAAACCCGAAGATCCTCAAGTAtgcattaaacttaattaaattttgattaattaactttCAGATCTTAATACAATTCTACCGTAAATCACTACTAAGATGtttgcaattatttgaaaaaggaaacaaaacagTTGATGCCTTGCAAGAGTTCTGATACTGCAACTCAATTACTTTCCGATAATTCTGAATTTGcttcgtttttaaatttttcaatgaagagAAATATGGTCCTTTATTCGTTTTATTTGACccctgaaaatttttttgaatggtAGCAGTAACAAGTAGTGATAAaggagaaagcaaaaaaaaaaaaaaaaaaaaaaaaaaactatatattagcGTAATTTACATTACCATGCTTCGGAACCATTAATGACTGCtggggacaaaaaaaaaaaaaaaaaaaaatcatagtatcCCTTATAGTCCTTTCGTGACAAGGAAAAGAGCGTAACCATTTTGCAGGCATgtggattagtttagtttagttatattaacgtcccgtttaaagcaacactaggacgggcctcgtaattttgaaccgcggtcagatggcgaggacgacacctgagctggcaaacaataattaatattaattaattaataatttacagaGCAAacactaattaatattaattaattaataatttacagaacaaacactaattaatattaattaattaattattaatatataaattttaaaaaaatcataaaataaataaatatttgtgtgaCACAAACGTGGTGTCGCCGGGCGGCACagtgattaaaaatatcttatgaaattgcTCATTCTCCTTTCTCAATATTTCGTCTTCGCGCTTCATTAAATCTCAAAACTTTcaacattattttgatttttaattttttttaaccattaggCAATATTTGAACGCTATCAGAATAGCACTGTGAGAGAAGACAATGCAGAACAATCGGCAGATCTTCCTGGAATTCATGGGGAAAAACAACAGCAAAGCAAAAAATGGCGCTCCTTCCTATGCATCGGCTCTTCACCCGACTGCCTAGATGAACCAGAGACAGAAGCTGTGAGTGTGGATGacttcaaaacagaaaaaaacaatTCACACGAGAAAAGGAATTGAGAAAATCATTGTTCAGTCTGAACTATCCCACGGTTTCGATGATTTCCAAGGTGgctaagaattttgaaatcttagaGATTGTTTTGAtcttgtgtaaaaatattttaagccgaatctgtatttaaaaatatacaagtatGAGTAACTTATTGGATtaatgtaattcaatttttaccttttaaaaatcatccagcacaaataattttaactgcTTTATTTAATGTGAAAGAAAGTTATTTGTATTAAAGTTGTTTGTTCAAATCATTTTATGTGAGTGAATTTTAcatatcaatcaatcaatctgTATTTCTTGTGTAAATTGATGTTTACAACTAATAAAATTGAAGATTAGTTCCAAgctttaatttacataatatttccaGTACAATTCTTAATATTGTTCTATCTGCTGGAGGAGTACTTCCATGCAAAAGGttagcatattttttatgttCTGTAATTTTTCAACATCGGAAAACTTATGAGATTTAAACCAGCCTTCATAAGGATAGAtattgcttataattaaaagagGAATCTGAAGTTGTAATGTCGAACAAAGATTTTCatcaacaatattaaattattttaatgtattctaaAAACTGgataaattttatagcattattcTTTTGgcactaaaataattaaaaggataGTTCATTTTGATGTCTTTATTTCCTAAGTAAATGGAACTtgttatagtttatttaaaaaaagtgtttaaaattttgcttaaatgttgccattgcaaaataatttcattttaacagcGTAAGCAGtgtgtcatgtctgttactgTTCCGTGCGTTCACAGTAGCTTGGGATAAGTTACGAATTTTCCTGTAGTATCCGTGcgtcctgcatctaattattgcttttcagatatataatctgaaataaaatcattcaaaaacactaattcgatataaaaattacACGTCATcaacaaacatttcaaatattctgttgATAATTGAATCAATGAGGCAGTATATTCCAGAAACGAAAAGTGTCATCTAATTAAAtgctagaaataaatatataaaggttAAAATCCGCTGTTTTCACAAAATCATTGAATTTGAACCCTTGGCACTCTAATTGTGAACCTGATTCTCGTGTTTAAGTTTTTGTGGTTTCGAAAgctatgaggaaaaaaaaaaattaccaaccAAAAAAAAAGTCATGAGTTAATATCAGTTTTTTGACTTCactatttcttataattttcaacCTCTGAGGCATTTAACTGAGACTTTACAAGAACCTTAAGTCCAAACGGTTTCATCTGTGAACACTTGAATGGCCAAACACACGGAATGCCGCCATAAGGACTGCTATCCCCAAAAAAGTGTTCTTTCATCGGGGGTGCGGGAGTTATAAAAATCCACACTAACCCAGCTTACCTAAGTACGTGGATAAAATCTAGGCTAGGACAACGAAGAGAAGTCGAAGGGGTTGTTGGTTAGAAGTAGTTTACTGATTCGTTCATGGTTTTTACGAAAAGACTTCCATTTTAATAGGTTTTTATTAATTCACTTACTGCTTTGTCTGTTTATTTGGTGCGAATTTTGCAATCACTTTTAAACTAACTTCTTGATTAGCTAGATGCTTGAAACTTTAAACATAGTCTAGAACTGGATGGCAATGCAATATTAACTCACTTTCTTGTCTCTCTGTTCGgtaaaaattttgcaatcgattaaaaacttttcattatcaACAAATGATGCTATGCTAAGCCGTTAACAAGCCTCAgtttaaaattgattacaaaatttcatacacacAAGACTAAAAATcagaagataattatttacttaaaaataattaacatattacgTATTTAACATGGACTCTAAAAaccataaaatagtttttcttggTCCCATACAGATTgtcctgaattttaaaaattcacaatcacaaattttcaggACAATCTGTGGGGAGTTTTATAGGGTAATAACATAGTCCAGATATTTGCACACACATCACCTTTCTGTTGAGATAGCTTTTCATTCTGATAATCTCAAACAGCACTTTTGTACAATTTCATACCTGtacaatgaaaaattactttattgctTAAGTTTTGTACATTGATGCATGATAAAAGTTGGAACGAAGAATTaacttttatctaaaattaacgAATTTTACtgacttctttaaaaattaaaactaatctcTTCATAATATGAGCTATTATGAGTATAACCAGGATCAATCCTGAATATTTAATTCGTATTCGAAACTAATCAGTGAccttgtcttttttattattccgAGAGTAACATTTGAATCTCGACTGTCTTGATTAATCTGGTACATCTGATCATTTTAAATGAAGGCTGAAATATTCTTTAGAAGACGGGGAGGGAAGGGTGTGTAAGTAAAACATACATGCAAAATTGAGTTCTAAATGCTAAAAGTTTGAGAGCAGATGATGTAATGAGCTTCACTTATCTGCTTACAATTTGGTATCGTTTTCTtgtagaaatttcttttgaacaaaagttcacaaattttacaaaaatacaagaaaagaaaagaaaagaaaagaaaaaaaaactttctcgtaACAGCTGGCGAATGAAATAGTCCAGATAAACCAAAACATATAATATCCTCATATAAGcccactttttaaaacatttcttcaattcgatattattttcatttttaactcgTAGGATTTTTAGGACCATAAGAATATCTTGATGGCctggaataaaaatttgtgatataCATAAAAGTAATGTGTTATGGCATTTGTTGCAGTGCAAACATCTCTATTTTTTACAGCAGTTCttgaatttaagaagaaataataaaggaTCACAAACCCAGACCTCCTTATTGATAATTTCATCATGATGCAAATCGGCAAACAGAATCAGAACTTCAGACTAATTTGTAGATTATTAAATTCTGCATACATAAAATCCAgctggaaattataaaaaaatttctactttatgtAGTTCTTAACACTACGCCGTCCGGCGACACTACAGTGGTGTCGTATCTAACGAAGAGATTAGTAAAACTTGACAATTTATAATCTCCCGATAACCTCAAAAATTTCCGGTGCCAAGCGAAGTAATCTTAATTAGTCCTACCGGCgctaaaagaagaaatttttacgaGACATGCGGACGGTAAAGTGTTAAAATTTAGTGATTATATCTATAAAGTGAATAACGATTCAAAAcctctaaaatataaaactttttttttttatctcttcattttACTCTAAATtggattcaaaatatttcaggaaatttaaTACTTCCGCATTTCCCTAACGCAAAAGACAATGGAAATCTATTATATCATGATGATTTTCTTCAAAAGCTCAGctttaaattatctattatacACAAAAAGATGTTTCGTAAGCTGCGTTGATTTTCAGTTGGAAAACTACTTTTAAACCTGTTACACAAAAACTAATCATTTCCTCAACGCTGTATGCAATTACAAAAGCCTGCTTATTctttaataacttatttcaaaaCTCATTCAAATGCAATCTGTTGATTTTTCCCAAAAGAAgggaaaatgcaattattttgaaatctaaactGAAAATGTTCACATCAATATATAAGGCTTAATAAATCCAttatatgtatgattttttttcaacgtCCTCTTTTCTCTTCTAATATAAGAATACAGAgatgattaaacacattttttcatcagaaattaagcaaaataaccgttaaatgaaatatcataaaaaccatttaaatcattcatttaatatataaaaaaatacgttGCATTCCAAAtgcaattatgaaatataaatgataatggGCTCATAACAACATGCACATGAAAAAACTAGTATTCACAAGCTATAAAATATCACAGAACTTAAAATCTttggtgaaatatatatataaacatgttttAGCAGATACGCGGCTGaaaagagaagacacttttgaatttttaacttcgatttattccatccggagaggcataatttatgtacaagaataagTGGTCAGAGATacatcagtctacatcgcgacataagaacaaaacagcaaaaaagagagaaattttctttcggtggtttttacaatgagattttgataggaatttctttagcacgtgtcgatttaggatagggaagtttagttatctttaaaagaatgtttcaaacattaaggaattttatcctttcactcaGAGCATGAGAACCTGTTGAGACAGCATTTTTGTAGAGCGcttgtagcattaattaaataaaaaggtaggaaggggatcaggaaataagagaacattttagcatgaaattattatggtctaaattaagatgaaaattaagtaagatttaaattagattaagaattatcattacatatatatgatttatatgaaaaaaatttatctattgtAATCACACATGAATCAAATTgctataataaatgcatttattagacgattaaaaattatatattcagtctaattataacaaatttataaaaaaaaacagattaatagctacaaacatttttaaattttaaaaaaattgccatttttttttattaaatgcttagcTAAAAATATCTGTCTCCttagaaattgtaaattttttaatagtttatgcgcacttaaaatatataaatgacaaatctaattctggaataaaaattacctgaggctttaaattttaaagagagaaatgggaaatttaaaatatgtaagataTAAAATCCTTATGTTttcacagtttaaaaataaagtggaATTCTCAATTAATAAAGTTATCTGAGTTATACGTatctttttaaacagaaaaacacGTTTTAAAAACTTATGTAACGATGAAATTTCAGCTAATTTCAACAATTAAGACTATTTatgcaaatcatatttaaatattagttaaaattgcagaaaaatttcacaacaatttacatttatattattgaaagaatttatttctggattttaaaATGGCATGAAAATTATTCTTGGGCGATTATATATTCTTGTGCAAAACATTGGAATTTACCttactttctaattaaaaatcattttaaatttcggAAGAATTCATTACGAAGTGCACACTTCTATTCTCTAAAGTATATTTACtccaaatttggtaactttaaGTCAATGAGCCTTTAATATGCTAAGATAAAGGCGATAGACTTTATATTCTCTCTTTATATCAGTTGAGATGATTTCAAAATGTGTATGAAAAATGAATGAtccaaaacataaatatatataatatatatacatatataatgttttaaaatacaattttgcaatcatttgatgaaaatttgctACACTTGCTCACAAAATATCAACATTGGAACTTTGACCATTTAAAAAGGgcttagaaaaaaaagaatttccgaCATGGGTTCgtgtgaaaaatgtaaaataattatgcatttcgTTGAtctcatatttagaaaaaagataaaataaatacttaatgcagtaaaaatgaaattccacgaatatgattaataatgaaaaaattatgtgcatgttactttctcgtatacgaagcataGAGGAAAGTTTCATTCGATCAACAAAAAGGTGTTCAAAATATACATTCGCGCTATACATGCAGTAAAAGTGTTGGATTCACACCAAAGAATTGTTCGCTACTGCCATCTAATTACTATTGTTCGCTAATGCCATCCAAAGCATAAGCGGTCTTTCCTAGAGTCCATAATATTAGTTTGAAAGTCTGATAGGCATCGGACCACCTAGAGTCCATAATATTATGGGGGATGAAGGGGATAAAGCCATATGCAAGAAGTTTTCGGGAAAACCACTCCCActgtatttatataaactttgaaTATTGATTGCTTGGAATTAACTTTCTTTATACATTATCAAACAAAAAGCGCTTTTTTTTCATgcactttaaaaattgaataatagttTATTCCTTTTTCTACGAACTAAGAgtgggccgggatagcctggttggtagggcgttggattcgcgtcccttgggttgcgagttcgaaccccaccggtcgaagactctccgtgtgtgtggtggctggcgcacgtataaatatgtcgtggtcacaaatctccatgtcgagaataataccactgggggtactggatcaggggtggtcgttctttgattcaggtctaaattacaatctgtggttgagtgaatgaaatccgaaccgtaaaaagggttgtgatatgtgtgtagctaagtcttACTCTTGGTCCTAGCTGGCGCTATTGTAAAAACGTCAggcgcacccttggcttaaaatcactgacttctaaagtcagtgggcgtgtctatgacaaatgccattagaaacaacagcaacGAACTAAGAAGAACAAGATATTTAACAGGTATGATTATGGAGACTATAAGTTTTATTTCCTTGTATACTATGAGGAATTTGGAGTTAATCAATAAATTACCATCTTTCCTTTTTGTAAAGATCTAAAGATGATCAAGTATATAAACCTCCCTTGTTCTGTTGAACTTCAAGTCTCTGAAAAGGACTTAAGCTCTTCAGAAATAAGCTGTGACTCATCAGATCTCTTTAAAACTATCTCTAACAATCTGAGAATAAgagttaggatttaaaaaaaaaaaaaaaaaggaaacacgTCTCACCAAAATGCAACTAATTGATGCTTCTATTTGGCGTAAAGATGCATGTCCTACCCTAGTTGCGGCACTGCGTTTATATGTTGGTGATATCTCTTTGtagtattttgaaaactattttaataataaattctattatttttcatgaaaatgtttcctttgttattttcataaatactatAGTCATCTTCGATTCACAGTTCCCTTGCCCTATTCATATATTTAACTAGGCTACCCTAtgtatttgatattaatatatattttagatactaaaactatatcccaaattttattatttaagctttttatatttaacatattcaCTTGCACATAAGTAGATAGAAGAACTTCCTGTGAaagaattttgctgaaaatttaatagaaatgtatgaatttgatgtaaagacaatACCCAAATGTTATCtgtttaattcaaagttttattgaGTTATACGGTATTCACAAAGATATAccgatttaattaaatgaattaatttgtttttcggACTTAAAGTGGTCTAAAACGTAAGGATTCCTCAGAATCTGAAGTTTGAATtctttaacgattactatacttcatctgttttctttaacaattactatacttcgtctgttttctttaacaattactatacttcATCTGTATTCTTCGCTCATGAGAAAGTAAAACATGCGACATCTTCATAGTTACattaaacaaacagaaaaaaaagcaacttttttaGTTTTACAGTAAATTGAGAGGCATGAAATTCATACAATTGAGTCGCAATGCAGTACATAAAGGATGAAGAAACAATTTAgttggaaaaaatattgtatgcatTTAAGAACGAAGTAGAAAAAGGATTTGACAGAATGCTAGTACTACAAAATAACATCTGAAGAAGGAGAACAACAAGCAGTTGTCTCCTTACTAAGATATATGACCCCTAACACTTATTAAGATATATGACCCCTAACTGTATGATTGCTAGAAACCGTCTTCTTatactcaaaataatattatccATCAGTTCTTGAGATAAGAATATCCATTCCTCAGTGTATATCTGTATCAGTTGTCTTCTAGTCTCCGGAAGATATGATAGTATTGAAAACATCTCCCTGAAGTATTCCAAATATGTTTAATCGGATTTAAATCGGGAAAGAATGTTGACCAATCCATTTGACGTATATCTTCACTTTTCTGATGATTCTGAACAGTAAAAGACCAATGTTGTTATTGCTAAAAAACACAAAGTCTGGAGCTATAATACCTCGGAATAGATGCACATTAGGGAAGATATTCTCCTCACAGTAATGATCTCTGGTCACTGAACCTCTGTCGAAAATATGGAGCTCggttcttttattgatttttatgccTCTTGACACTAGCAAACCAAGACCACCACAACGGTCTCTTTCCTTGATGTTAGTGGGATGAAAACACACCTCACTGTATATCAAGTGACACCAAGAATCGTTTGAAAGTTTAACGTAACTCTTATTGGAGAAGAGGATATGACTCCTTGAAGTGATGCCCAGTCTTTCTGTTCTTTACATTCTAAACGGTGTCGCCAATGGACCACTGTCGGTGGTACATAGTATTCTGAACTCTGGACCAATAGGACACTTTTTATTCAGTCTAATCCCTCTATCCGGTATAAACGCATTTTGATGACTTCTTATAGCCAACCTCAATTAACAGTATCGCATTCATTTCCAGCGAATGGCTAAAAATGCGACTTTCCTTCTCCTTTTTAAGTTGCCTTATACTGCACTGACGCTGTCTTTACACGTTTTACGGACCATTGTGTCATCGGTATGGTTCTGATATTTGCATATGCACCACCTTTCTGTTGAGAgggcttttaattttattaatttcaagtaGCGCTTTTATGCAATTTCATAGCTGTAAAGCGAAAAGCTACTTTGTTGCTTAAGTTTGCACATTAGTGCATGATAGCACTTGGAACAAAGAATTCATTCTTAtctaaaattaactttcatactaacttcttaaaaaattaaagctaatctctttataatatatttatacttatattacAAAGAGTCTGTAAGTATAATCAAGATCTATCCTGAATATTTCATTGGAATTCAAGATAAATCTGTGacttttttattattccaaaagTATCAGTTGAATTTCGAGATTGTCTCGATAATCTGATACATTTGGTCTTCTTAATTGAAAGCTGAAATAATCATTAGAAGGCAGGGAGAAAGGCAGTTCAAGTAAAACATATATTGAATATTGTGTTCTATATACTAAAAGGTTGTGACCAGATGATTCATTAACCGACACTTGagtgtttgaaaatatatatttctaatgttttctcatgtttcatttttttttcatttgaaaggtAAATTAAGTAGTTACCATTAATGTAATACTCGATATACTTATTCTTAAATACTGTCCATTAATTATAACAATtagtgtaattattatattaacaattatatattacttattgtAGAAGATTTGTTTTCAATAAGTGGTCACaagttttaccaaaaaaaaaaaaaaaaaaaatcctctcatCAGCTGGAAAGTAAGAACAGTCCAGATAAAGCAGAGCATATAATATCCTCCTCTGTTTTTGATCTTCATTTGTTCTTATTCGTATTCGGATACAATCTACATCTGATGTTAGcgaaatttatgttttgtttttgtttacagGCGGATAAAACTattgtaaacaaacaaacaaaaaaatgaaaaataagaatgaacCAAGCTATCAGAAGGTCAGAGAGATATCGTCAAGCCCAAATATTTGGCCTCCACTTCTACTATTTCTTATCAGCTCCAACCTAAGGGCAAGTTTCGGTTGAAATTCCTCAGCGTGCAATTTGAGGCCCGTTAAGGTATAACTGAATTTACTCCGTCTTTCCTCCCATTGCTTTCCTCGCTCGGTGCTGTTGGTTGTCTTCTGAA encodes the following:
- the LOC129959062 gene encoding uncharacterized protein LOC129959062, which gives rise to MAIPKQVGVIIDSMRFQVFELSLIFISLVLFSTWLLISGWTEEGIFPFVWHECSCEIRVFVIALVLVFIGTAIFERYQNSTVREDNAEQSADLPGIHGEKQQQSKKWRSFLCIGSSPDCLDEPETEAVSVDDFKTEKNNSHEKRN